The Vidua macroura isolate BioBank_ID:100142 chromosome 2, ASM2450914v1, whole genome shotgun sequence DNA window CCACAGAACCAGCGACCTACTGTGAGGACAGAAACCCTCTGGAGTCTTTCTGATAGAAATATCAGATGTGCCATTGCAATCAGATTCCTCTTTGGATGGTTACCTGCCCTCCCAAATGCCCAATTTGTTATGGAATACTTGTTAATGTCTGTGGAGAATGATTTCAGTCTATCATGCAAGATTCAGTCCATCCAAGTAATACCATTGCCTCAGACTAGAAGGGACTGAGCTGGAAAGGGCTGTGGTCTAATCAGCCATGATACAGAGCAAGAGGGAACACTTTTGATTAAATAGAGGGCATTATGTGAAAGCTTCTGTTTGCAGAGTCACACCATGGGGCAGATGGGCTGGTTCAAGAGCACATAAACACTTACAGAGTCTCCCATCAGAGAGATGGGATTTGGTggagcacagaggagctgtttGTGGGCgcagctgcccagctgctctgaTGGCAGTGAGGTTTCTCCATGCCTTCAGGGAGATGGCAACCAGTAAGTCAGAGGCAGCCACACAGGGCTGTCCTATTTCAGCTCTGTttggtgttttctttccatCAGGAGTGGTGTACAACCAGCATGTTAGTTTAATGAACACAAGCAAATTCTGCTAGGCCTGTTGAGTTAACCTGCCTGTAAAacaggaggaggcagctgaTGGCCTGAAATCCAGGCAAAGCTGATGCAGCCATGGCATTCAGCTCTCTCAAGATGTGAGAGGTTGCTACCTGAAAGGATGTGAGAGGTGTTATCTGAGGATCCCAGACACTGCTGGCCATGTTCATTTCTATCCAGACCTTTTGTAATGCAGTCTTCAGATTAAGGTTGTAAAGGAAAAGTCATCTGTATTTAAGTTTTGGCTGACAGAAGAACTTCATAAAAATTCAATCTGGATTGGGAAGGACAGGAACAATGCACAGGAACAACATTTTTCCATTATTAGATTTATTAGTTTATAATATATGTTACCAGGCAAGAAGCAGTTTACAAGCATCAGTAAGGGATCAATTGCTTTCTTATATATCCCCCTAAGccctaaacaaaacaaaacaaaacaaaaaaaaaacaaaaacaaaaaaaaaaaacaaaaaaaaaaaaaaaaaaacaaaaaaaaaacaacaaaaacacaaactCAATCCCTTAATGGATATAAGTGTTACAAAGTTTTAAGGATGCCCTAAGCTTTTAAAGGGCTGAATATTCAAAAGTAAGGCTCTAAGGTAAATTAGTAAGATTTTtgttaattacagaaaaatcacaggaaGAATATCCATCAGACCTTGACTTTTGCTCATGACTTCATTACTCTTCgctcttttcttcctgtattaTCCAAATCAGGCTTTCTCCAtactaggcctgggaagatTATTCCCAAAGAGAGAAGGGTTGTATCTGCAGAGAACACTGGCACTTTGAAGAAAGGGGAGCATAGGGGGATTGTGGGAGTGTGTATGTGTTTGTGAGCATGTGGAGATGAGATTTACACCTGTGTTCAGGAGATCCTCAGCCAGAGGATCAGCATTTTCCTAGGTCCTGCTCACCATAGACAGCCAGTTTGGCCCAaattctgggaaagaaaaaagggttgCAATGCCTCATCAACCCCTTGAAGAGATTATATGGAAATATGAGAGACAGAACATCTTTGGTTTTACTGGAGAATTTTCAGCAAGGCTCAGATGTTGATGAAGCAAAAGTAGAGATGTAGCAAAAGAGGTTGGTAGCTACAAGGCAGTAAAGTAGCAAATGGAGAGAGGAAAGGCCACAAAAGATGCAAGGTAATGAGGGTAAAGCTGGGAGAAAGAGTTGTGTGACTGTGAAAATGAGACTGAGGACctgggagagggctgggagaTGCCAGTGAAAAGAGTCACACTGCACAGTGataggaaaagcagagagaagtgAGACATCAGGGAGGTGTAGAAGAGCATATGGGCTTCTCTTCTCTTACTTACATAAATTTGGAGCTGAAAGATTGTCAGAGCAAAAAGATACCTGTTTTCAAGACAAATCTAAGTGAATGTCAGGGCCAGGAAGCAGCTGGCTGTTTATGTgtacttttttcttcccaaaccTACCAAAAAGCctgttttcaattaaaaaaagaaacatacgGCTTTGCATAGCTCTGTAATACATAGGTAGTGGCCTCCTCTTAAAGGAACACATCGAACACTGTTCTGCTGCAATGCTAAATGTACCTGAAATTCTCTTATGGTGGTTAATTTCTAACTTGGATCTTGCTACTGATACACTCCTAAGACAAAGATCATACTTCTAATGACAAAAGTAAAGAAAGGAAGGTAGTAACATGGTGACAGTGATGCAGTTGAAATTTACTTTCATTTTACAACTCAGGGGTTATTCTAGCTAATAGGCCTCTTCTAGTCAAAACAACAAGAATGTTCCCTCTGTTCTTCAGGGGGAGTGTTAAGATTGATTATCTCAATGCATTCTAGCTGCCTGTAGATACATAACCTTTCTGAATGCTTGCTTGTGATGGAAACTGTTCACTGTGTTTTGCAGGTGCTTCTGAACTTTCAGCTTCGTCTCGCTCTCTCCTTGCCTCtgatttctcttccattttcttaTGAGACTTGCTTTTTCTCAAAtgcaatttttctctttcttgtctCTCTTTTGCACCTTCAGGTTGCTAAAAGGCAGGGGAAGAAATAGCAGGGGATTAAAAGAGACTCctacaagaattaaaaaaacctcattattttatttcactaaGTAAGAAAATGTCCCATTAACCTGCCTCACCAAGATCAGCTTTACCATGATGGGCTCAAATTCGAGGCCCAAGCCAGTCACCCTAAAGCTCAGCAAAAAGCAACACACTCAAATACTTTGATTTTACTCTGTATATGATAGGAGGGTCACAGCCTCACTGGACTTGAAGAAGAGAGCAGACAAGAGGGAGAAAGAGTGAGGAGGGGCTCTGAGATTTCAGCCCAGACTCCATGTTTGTTTCATGTGATCCATCTTTACATCCCTGAAGGCTGCTCAGTGCTTGCTACAAAGACTTTGCTGAAAACAAGGTCTGAACACATTTATATGAGAAAAGCAATATGCAGGGAAGCAGATGAATTACCTTTCCCATGCTGTTCACCTGTCTGATCATGGTGGTTTGAATTGCACCCACCGAGCTctgaatgcaaataaaatgcTCCATTTGAAGACACAGGTTTAAGCCCACATTTCCTTTCAGATCTCTGACCTATTCCTCACTTCTTTGAGATTCACAACTCCTTCACATCTTCCAAACTACAATTTTGACTGAGGGAATGGCAACAACTTGGTCTGCttgaaaaacagattaaaataattaaagccATAATTAACACATTGTGCTCATTATACCTAATCATACATCAACTACACACTCACAGACTTTCTAGCCACAGGCATTTTTGAGAAATTATAAATGATAAACCAGAGAACCACTGGTGAATGCTGGCACATGAGGCAATGTAaatttccaaatgaaaacaattgAATAGttcctgaagaggaaaaagaagattaGGGAATGCACTTGAAATTTTGACCATGGTGTAACAGTGCTATCATCATCATAATTCTGCATATTCTTAGACGATTGGTCATGCAAGGACTATAAGTAAGGGACTGATCATGTAATTATGCTGCctattgaaaagaaatttttccccctcttttgcTGTGCAAAGAGagttgaaaattactttttcatccAAATTGTCAGTGCCAAGAACCTGGAACAAAAGGAGTCTTCCTTCTATGGTTATTTGATGCTAATGTCAGGTGTTATTCAAGCACAGCTTTTTGAATGGAGTGACAACTTGATATGGTCTTCCCGATACTTAAAAGTGAGTTAGGATTTATTACCCTTTCTTCCATTGCATGATACAGCAGATACTATGtatcataataaaaatataataaagtcAAGACAAAAAGTTGTTATTGGCTATTTCATCAACGCACACCAGACAAAATGCTCATGGCTCTGGACAGAATGATGGGGAGAAGGATGAAATGGGCAGAGAATCCCCTGCTGCCTGCATGCCCTTTCGATGAAAATATGTTCTGCTACTTACAGCaatagctgctgctgcatctgtGTGGTGACACTGCAGAAACCAGATGGATGGAGTCCTGAGGGGGAAATGAGAAGCCTCCCAAACACTGCAGTGTCTGGCAGTATTACAGATAACTCCACATAGGTTAAGTCAGGtcagcagcagtgaaaaaatGAGCTGGGTCTTGCAGCAGAAGTGAAGCAAACCTGGGTTTGTATTGTCATGTTTTCTGGCCACAGCCATAGAAAACTCTGAAAACATTGCCACATGAGCCAGTGTGGTGTCTCATTTTGAGGATAAACATTCCTGAATAAGCCTAGACAGTAACACCATATCAAAAATCCTCACACTGATGATACAACTTTAACCTGGTTTGTGCTACTTGTAGTAATTTGAGACCACATAATGTGAGAAATTGCAATTGGAGTTTATTTCTGCACTTCCCCCAGCAAAGTCACAGCAATTACGCAAGGGATGAAGCTGACTTGgttggttgggctttttttcttccatagtGATCTTATTACCTACCAAAGAAGCTGAGCGCTTGCTTTTGAGATGCAATTGCTTTCCAAAGGACTCTGCAAATTCCTGAAAGGAGTTTGATCTTGTCTCTGGACATGAGCTGTCTGCTGAAGGTGTTTGGCTTGCCTTCCTGTGGCAGTGGCATTTGACATCTTGGTCTTCTTGAAATTCCTTGGAGCCCCTGAGGTGGCCTGAAGATgagcctttggcagaagcaTGAAGTCGTGATGTATGGAGGGAGGAAAGCTTggcctgaaaaataaaaggtcttTGTTGACTATTGAATAGTAAAGCAGAACACacaaggcagatttttttctgccacagaCACTCTCCCAAACAGTGGTGCAAAGTGAAGGACCTTCCCCAGAATTctgtatctttcttttttaagtgtAGGAGAATCACACTGCCAATAACTTGCTTTctagaggcagcagcagcagaatttccTATTATTCCTGGGTTTGAGGATATAAGTTTTGGCACACAATGAACATTTCAAATGTAAAGTGTGGTGGGTCCTattgaaacagagatttttggagttaagttaacaaaatgaattaagcatttataatttagcttgtagagttatgtattgaattttaaccttttacttaagaaacctctgcctggtacaaagggcataagaa harbors:
- the LNP1 gene encoding leukemia NUP98 fusion partner 1, whose protein sequence is MEYDEDDDIFFAKWMSSFWGHNLIDEEKEDRGHKKRQPQLCSERRASLPAKLSSLHTSRLHASAKGSSSGHLRGSKEFQEDQDVKCHCHRKASQTPSADSSCPETRSNSFQEFAESFGKQLHLKSKRSASLQPEGAKERQEREKLHLRKSKSHKKMEEKSEARRERDEAESSEAPAKHSEQFPSQASIQKGYVSTGS